Sequence from the Phaeodactylum tricornutum CCAP 1055/1 chromosome 4, whole genome shotgun sequence genome:
GTATGCAGAACAACGACGGATGCCGGATGGTAGAAAATAGCACAGCTGTGCACGGTGAGATGCAAGCATGTACACGATGGGAAGAACTTTCGGACTGTGTGGAGTATCATATTCGTTTGGCAGCTCTGTTAGAGGCGCCTGCTCACTTTCGATACTTGAACGGCCCTTCGGGTGACTCCGAAAGTGCGGTTCACCAGTATTTTAGTATTGCCGACGCATCAGACAAACCCAACAGCAAGAACCTGGAAGAAACAATGATGGCCGCGCTTACCTGTTTGGGTCAAGCAACACCGAGCGGCTGCACACCTCTTACAGCACACCTAGAAAGTATCTACCTGCAAGTAATGTCACTTAATGAGCAAGGTAAGGCGTTTTCGGGAAAGATTCGTCGACCCGAAAACCGCGTAGTAGTTGTTCTGGCAACAGACGGTTTCCCCACTGACCCCCGTGGCTACGGAGGACACTCGGCACAAGAAGAGTTTTTGAAGTGCCTCAGTCGCTTTCGAAGTCTTCCAGTACAATTTGTGTTTCGACTTTGTACAAATGAGAAGGATATAGTGAAATTCTACCAAAAGTTTGCTCAAGACCTTGATTTTCTTGAGATTGTGGTACTCGAAGATTTCCAGTCCGAATCCCGAAAGGTACGGGACAGCAATCCGTGGTTGAATTATGCACTACCCTTGCATCGCATGCGAGAGTCAGGTTACGCCAACCCGCTACTAAATGTTCTGTCTCAGCGAATGTTGACAAGCAGCGAAATGCGAGATTTCGCTGAGCTCCTGTTTGTGCACGGGACCACTGGCCAGCAGTGTTCTATACCACAACCCTCTACCAACTGGAACTCGTTTTGGGATGAAACAAAGCGACTCCTagccaaagaaaaacttGCGCGGAATCCGCTCGAACCATACCCAAAGCCATGGATTCATTTGAACCAATTATACCGTGAGTACCATGCTAAACGACGAAAAAATAGAGACCGGAGCGACAAAAGCAGCAGTTGCATCGTTTTGTAAATGGTAGAAGACATTCTTCGCCATTATAGCTGGACAACTTCAATTTCATTCCAAAAATGTCTTCGCATTTCACAGTACATGGAACATTCATTGTTACCCGAACGTCAAAGGGCGATAAACTTACATAGTTATTCGTAGCACCGATGTCGTTTTTAAGCCAGCCGCAATAAGTCAATCACGGTGTCACGGGAACGTTTTTCGTCCCGTTGACAGGAAGTCGAAGGAATCCGAAGAGATGCATTTCCAAACTATTGTTGCCGAGACCATCATCCGTGGCTACGAACCCATTCTTAATTACGACGGAGGCGCTATCGACGCAATACCGCAAGTCAAAGCTCGTCTCTGGGGAAAGTGCGAAACGCATACGCATAAATCGAGAAAGGTTTCTTGAACGCGTCATTCGGTAGCTGGAAACCGTCACCTATTGcctttttgactgtgaaacctGCATGAGAACGGTGACTATCACAGAATCATGGGATGAGACTTACCGACATCTCTTGCCAGTCTGGATGAATCAACAATCCTTATTGCTGGTGGCTATCGTAACAATCTTATTTGCCTTTCTACTGCCTTGGACAATCTCGCACCGACCGAGGCCTAAAATGGATTCCGACGGCGCCAGCACGAATCAGTACTCTCCACAGTCGTTCAATAGCAGGATGACTGCCGTGGTTCCTTTTGTGGTCCTTCAACAACCCGACTGGGCCACTCTACACCGCACAGTGCAGGCATTTCGCCAAGAATCGCAGGCAGCCTTACAAGGGCTCAGTCGTGACTTGCAGGTTGCCTTGGCTACCGAGCAAGAATATCGCCAAGTATTGCAGGAGAGCACTGAATCCGACTCCGGTACTCTGGCCGATTCTCTCCAAAATCGTATCGATCGGCTATCGATACTCTTGGAACACAACGCCAAACTTCTCGGTACCTTGCTCCAACCGTTTCCAACGATCCGCGTTTTGCCTAGTGCCAACCGAGAGGGGCAAGTCGGTACAGTGAACTCCCCAAACCCCAATGATACAATCGATCACACCTTCTCCCGGGCACACACCTTCCCCATTCCCCGCGGAGCGGCAGCATTCTTTGAGTCCTCTTCTCCGCAGCAGCCGTACGATTCGGGTGCCCAGATATTGGCACACATTGTCCGCGATTGGAGTGACGCAGGGCGTCCCATTCAGGCTTCTCTGTACGATTGGTGCGTCGAACAAGTACTGGCCTACCGCACGAGGACCCCATCGTTGCATCCAACCGTCCGCCAGGCACAGCACGATTCGACTCGACCAGCAGACCGGATCCTGGTTCCGGGTGCAGGGTTGGGACGCCTGGCGTGGGAACTCGCCGCGTTGCCAACGCCGTCGGGAAACAATAGTGCGGAGCATCGTGCTGTGTATGTGGAAGCAGTGGAATGTTCCGTATCCATGGCGGCCACCGCCGCAATGATCTTGCCCCATACGTATCGACACAAGTTGGACGAATCTGTTACTACTACACCTGGTGGCTGGAGTGGACGGGCCGCCGCGCATTGGACGGCCTACCCCTACGTCGTGGATGCCTTTTCTAACGAAGTCGATAGCGAACGACGGTATCGAGCCGTGCATTTTCCTTCCGTGGATCAATCCGAGAAGGCGTACGAAACCGGTGTCGATGTGGGCGCCGAGTCGTCCGACCGGTACCGACGGAGTCGCCATCTTGACTCCCGGAACAATCTGTCGTATACGATAGCGGACTTTACGACCTACCGAGGGTTGACGGAAACCAGTGGAGCGTACCGGTTCGTTGTAACATGTTTTTTCCTCGATACCGCCACGAACGTGTACGACTACGTGGCGACGATTCGGCACGTGTTGGAAGGACCATCCCGAGACCGCGATATGGCACTCGATGATGAGCGTTGTGGTGGTGACGGTGACGGCGGCCTGTGGATCAACGTGGGTCCGTTGCAGTGGCACCGCAATGCGGTATTGCATCCGAGTGCGAACGAGCTGCGTAGTATTGTGGAACGCATGGGCTTTACTATTCTGTATTGGAAAGTGGACGCAGCACCCGTGGAATACCGCGACGAAGTTGTTGGAACGAGAGGTCCGAAGGAGGAACCGCGATCCACTCATTACGATGCCTATTGTCCGTTGCGCTTCGTCGCACGGCGCAATTAGAATACGAACGCGTAAAAGCGTATCCTCTAGACACTAACTACTTGCGATGGAATTTAgaccaacacacacacacatatattCCTAGAGTAGTCGTATTCCATGCCAACACAACGAAACCGTGCCATTTCTAGATTGATAGTTtgttggtgtgtgtgtgtgttttaCTTGGTACCGGCGGCAGCACGGGCACGTTGCTGTGCGTTGACGGCCTTGATGTCCTCACGCTTTTGCAAAGCGCGCTTGTGGGAACCCAAACGACGCTTGGCGAACTTGTAAATGCGCTTGTCAGCCGAAGCTCCGCCCGTCTTGATCATATCAAGAATACGGCGTTCGTACGGAGCCAGTCCAACGACTTCCCGGGCAATGGCGCGCGTCAAAGCCGTGCGTTTACCCAATTTCTGTTATCcaacaaagaaacaaaaataCACGTGTGAGAATAAAAAGAGTGACTCCCAACGTAACTAAGCTCCCAACCATACACATCCCGTTCTCGGGTGTCGGCAACAAGCGTAAAACAGAGTTGGGGAACCGTGGAGACGTCGCGCTTTCGACGGATCTATCGGTACCACAGATCTTCCTTGTACGGCTAGCGGAAGCTCCTCTTcctcacacacacacaaggACAGCACATGTCCAACACTGTGCAAAAGGTACTTACACCCTTGCGGGAACTAGGCTTGGGCTTGAGATCTCTCTGCTCGGTGACGTGACCCGAGTTGGCTCCTTTGGCGTATCCTGTTCGTGCCATGGTTAGAATGCAATGTAAGATAGGAACGGTACACACACGAGTGCAATGATGATGGGACGGAGACCGTGAAGGAAAGAGACTGGGCCGTTCctttggtggtggtgcaCGGGGAAGGCAGGCAGGCAGGGGCGTGGGGTGGGGACTGCGGGAAGGACACCGACCTTTCCCAAAGAAACTAAAGTAGTTCCTTCGTCTCGTAGAAATTACGTGCTTTTGGGGGACATGGCAGGGATTTACCACTTACCCCTATTACTTGCGTCTACACGCGATGCGACTACGGATACGCAATCCACCCCGAGACGCCAACACCCCAAACCCATCCCCCCTCCCCAAACCACATCCAACCGCAGCTCCCACCCTCTGTACTGACGACTCGCACAACAGCATCCCCATCTCGgtttgtcgttgtcgtcgttcttCTTTGAATCGTTCAGGTGAGACCACATCAAGTGTGTGTAATTGATGTATTGGTCTGTTATATTGTGTATAGATAGACATTGAGTACTCCGCTAATCACACGTCAGGAGAGCGTACGACACGCGAGGGGAAAGGAAGGTAAAAAGTCTTGTGAGCGAAGGAACCATTGGAAAACGCCCACGGGAATAGCAACACTCGTGTCAGTACACTGTCGAATTGGAACTCGTTAGCCTATTTCATTGTATGCTTGGATTCCCCCCTTAGTTAAACGCCCTTTATTTTCTCACCATCCTCTCTTGGTTTATTCTTTTCTCTCAACAGTTGTACGGTTCCGTGTCGTAATCTCGACGCCACCACACCCTTACACGTATACATataacacacacacagacaaTGCCGGATTCCCGTTGGACCCGCGATGGCACCCGCCACGCCTACAACACGACCTCGAACAAATACCGGGCCGTCCGGACTCCCGGTGGAGTGCTGAAAGGACAGCGCATTGGCAAAACGAGCAAGGGAGTCAAGTGCTGCGATTGCAAGAATACCCTCGCCGGTATTAAGCACTTGCCCTCCGGATCCATCCGTCGTACCAAGAAGCGGGAACGTACCGTCAGTCGGGCCTACGGTGGAGCCGCCTGTCACGGATGCGTCCGTCAACGCATCCTGCGCGCGTTCCTACTGGAAGAACAAAAGGCCGTCAAGAAAGTATTGGCCGAGCGAAAGAAGTAAACTTACAACACTACTAGTAACGCAAAAAGGACGTGAGCTTGGACAGACTAGTAGGAGCGTCTTGTGGATTGCCCACCTAATGTGAAACAACCAAACTTTTAATCCTGTTTCATCTGCCGTACGTTCGGAACATCCATACACATTCTTTCTAGTAATGTCGAACTACGTAGCTTGGGTTATGCATTCGTTTCACAATATACTTTGTGTTggcaactcacagtcaatgtagATGAAGTAGCATACGGTGAGGATTCGACACGTAGCTCGCAAAGGCTAGATGAAACCGGGCCAGTGTGGCTCCGTCCAAGATACGGTGATCGCCGGCCCAAGATACGTGGAGAATATTCGTGGCGACTACCGTATTCTTGTCCGAGGGGTtggcgccgtcgtcgtcgtcctccacAAACCGCGGTACGCGCTGAATCCGCCCCAAAGCTCCCATGGCCACCAAGGGTGGCACCAATACCGGTTTCAATGTTTGACCCACATTCATACTGCCAATATTGGAAAGCGTAAACGTAGGAGTCGTCAAATCGTCTGCATGGAGACGGGATTCGGTCGCGGCGGCTTTTAGCCGATTCAGTTCGATTTGCAGCTCCAGCAGCGAACGTTGCTCGCAGCCGCGAACAACCGGCACCACGAGACCCCGAGGAGTGGCCATGGCCACTCCCAAGTCGTGTCGAGGCAGCAGCCGGACCTGGAAGTTTTGTAGAAACGCGTCGGTGTCGCCTTCGATCCGACTGTTGAGCATGGGGTATTCGCCCAATGCGAGACTGCACGCCTTTAGAAAAAACGCGAGTAAGGATATTTGTACCTCGTCGGGTCCCTGACGTGCAGCGTTAATTTGCCTACGACAGGCAAGCAGCTGGTcgacgacaatttcgtcgccCAGACCCATGTGCGGAATTTGCAACGACGCCGTCATCGTTTGTGCCATGAGACGATGGTAACCTTTGAGGGCAACAACTTCTCCGGCGGTGTCGTTGTCAACCAGTCCTTGTTGACGATTTTTAAGGGATGCTTCTTGCCCAGCAACCGTCTGGCCAACAGCTGCGCTGGCGGTACGTTCGATCAAGGACGCATCAGTAGTCGTTTGGCGAGGGGCCTTCCATTCTCCTGTTTCTTGATCCTGTTGCTGCACTCCCACTTCTCGTAGATAGGTCAGTACATCCGTTTTGAGCAGCCGACCGCGCGGCCCGGTGCCGCGTATACCCGACAAATCTAGATTGTGTTCGTGTCCCAGTCGGCGTACCGCCGGGGAAGCTTGGAATTTCGAGTCCCCGCGTACCGTGCTgcctttgtcgtcgtccgaccGGAGATGGTTTTCCGAATTGTGCGAGATGCTGCTTCCCTCCGACAACGAATCCAGCGGAGGATAACGTTGCTGGACTGGTTGTCTTCGGGCCTTTTGAGGCCACGCTTGGAGACCATGTCACTGCCGGTCGGGTGCAGGTACAGAAGGGCCTCCCCTACACGAATCATATCACCGACGTTGCCTTCCAATGATGCCACCAAGCCGTCGTACCGAGAGGTAATTTCCACGGTCGCCTTGTCCGACTGAACTTCGCAAATCTTGTCAAACTGCTGTACGCGATCCCCCGCGTTCACGTACCACTGCAGCAATTCCACTTCCGCAATGCCTTCGCCGATGTCTGCGAGTAAAAAGGGCACGGATGATTTGTTTTGGTCTGGGatttgttgcgattgtgTGTCTGTATTGGTGTTGACCACGGCGGTGGAGAAACCCGACACCAGCATGTTTGAATGACATTGGTTGCGGGCAAAAGAACCTCGGAGGTACCAACAGGTGTTACTCGTAGGCAGAGAGTTATCCCAGCAGTGATGTTGGTTCCGCTCCGAGAGACGGTTTGCGGAGGAGGCGCTCGCCTTCATTTTCGTTCGAGCCGAGGAGTCCAAAGGGCGCACGGCCGAATTTGATCGCCACGCCAAGGAATGAGGCCATCTTGGCCAGACGTTTACCAAAAAAGACTTTGGTGGGATCATTTTGAAGAagtatgttgttgttgtttacGCGAGTCGAACGTAcactattcgaaaccgggTCGCGTATCGATTGCCATTGTTCTCGTTGCGAAGGTCATTCACCGGACTTGACAGGGTTCGTGTCGTCGATTCTCGGTGCAGAATTCGCCaccattttggtcgtgttCGATAAGTGTCCGGGGGACGACGCGTTCGCTTGAAATGTCCAACGTCGGACAGCAGCTTCTCAAgaagttggaaaaagaagatcCGGCCCAAAGTCATATAATACAAGACAACTCGTCATTCCAAACGGTCAGTAAGTGATGCCTGAACCGACTAGCATCTCTACGTTTGGGCGTTTCAAAATCCTTCGGACCGCGCGAATGGGGGTATACACTATACATGTCCATTTACGAGTAAGATTTTCTCTGAAATAAGTTTCTTCCTTTAACGGCTCGAAGCTATATTTTTGTGAGGACCACTCAATAAATATTTCCGGGCCGATCGTTTTTTCGTTTCGCCCGTCGCGCGCATGATAGGGAATAATGCCAGCCTCGCAGGCACTTGCTGTCGGCCGGCCAGGAAAATGCCTCGGATTGCTCGGTTTGTTGCACAACTTCCAAAAGTCATAGCGTCAGAAAGTCGGGAATGGTAGTACAATAATAGACACCACAAACGCTCCGCATCAACCTGTGTGGAAAGGACCACAAAGAGACAACAAGATCACAGCGAAATAGTCACCGAACGCACAGGAGACATGTCGAGACATTCAGTGCCAGCTTCAATCGCAACGTACCAAAAAAGGTCTTCAGCTCGCAAGTCTGAGCCAGTACTTCCCCGAAGTTTCACACTTCATCGCGACTACGATTCTCCACTCGGCTGCGAAGATGCAACCGAAGTCGAGAAACGCTATAGACAAAATAACGTTCACCCTTCTACCCTACATGGGCATCAAACTGAGCGTCAAATTTCACCAAACGCCGTTGTCAATCGTGACACCACCTCTATTTCGTCTTCTCAGGAATCGCTGAAAAAGGCGGAAGAATGGCGCAGACCAGGCAAAACATTTCGGAATCGCATCATTGCCGAAGATGAGAAAAAAGAAGGCGGACTAGCAAATTTAAGTATCTCTCGAGTCAAACCAGCAAGCATCATTCGTTACTACGATGTGGCCAATCAGGTACGGTTTGAACGAGCGAGGGTAGGCCTTATATTTTGCATCGCGCTTCTGAATAACCACAGTCTCCTTTTGTTACTCACACTTCCTAAATTGATGCAGGTTTTGGATCAGTTTGTCAATCATCCGATTGCAAACCGTGCAGAGTTGGAAAAAGCCTACCTTTTGGGTACCCGTCTGGTCAAATTTTTGTCCACCGTCTTGCCTACCCACCCTGACTATATGCTGGGAGCGACAGCACTAGAGCGGGATCAATCTCATGAGCAGCTCTTACAGTTGATTCAGTTTTTGGACCAAATGGCTCGTATCATTGATGAACAAGAGCATTCCGCGTACATTTCGCGAGTCTTGGAGCAGCACCAACGGAAGACTCCCTTTCAGGAGTCCACCTGGTCGCAGGAAAAAGCCGGAAGCTACGGAACTGATTTGACTCCCAAGCATGCACCAAAAAAGGATACATCCGCGTGGATGGCGCATTCCTTTGGAGAGGAAGACCGTGGGCTTTCCCCTCCAGTACACAGAAATCCGGCGAGCGTAATGGAATACACCGAGCGGAGCTCGAGGGAATCGTTACCTTCTTATACCGAGCATCAAATGCAACGTCCCTCGCACCGCAAAGATAGCTCTTTTGGAACAACTGCGACCATGTCTCTTTCCCGAAGCAG
This genomic interval carries:
- a CDS encoding predicted protein, with the protein product MSRHSVPASIATYQKRSSARKSEPVLPRSFTLHRDYDSPLGCEDATEVEKRYRQNNVHPSTLHGHQTERQISPNAVVNRDTTSISSSQESLKKAEEWRRPGKTFRNRIIAEDEKKEGGLANLSISRVKPASIIRYYDVANQVLDQFVNHPIANRAELEKAYLLGTRLVKFLSTVLPTHPDYMLGATALERDQSHEQLLQLIQFLDQMARIIDEQEHSAYISRVLEQHQRKTPFQESTWSQEKAGSYGTDLTPKHAPKKDTSAWMAHSFGEEDRGLSPPVHRNPASVMEYTERSSRESLPSYTEHQMQRPSHRKDSSFGTTATMSLSRSSVDANSAIDPTDWPVPDFRQHSPPPRNQPRHALERATDGSCPAQGYLCKRRPGMRALVDEGDPKPSPSRGRTSGRHKQEVAKDGWPAWDIPNVEQRPKGILHKSNEKSSYRSAQMLHTRQHWNGSSIEAQNVPTSIHLVDFTHVRDETRGTTKNIPQMGNKNEQVSTAQRLQQQERTLMAKHHERFFESIPRTSQMGDYADFVDWMDSKQRPGKSLHSKKSGKQEGSLANESLQFAYMNDNNKGEATMGLSKRERVFQPFRNCVKFLLEP
- the DHLTA_4 gene encoding dihydrolipoamide acetyl transferase (probable dihydrolipoamide acetyl transferase Pyruvate metabolism & Glycolysis), encoding MIPPKSFLVNVWPRWPHSLAWRSNSAVRPLDSSARTKMKASASSANRLSERNQHHCWDNSLPTSNTCWYLRGSFARNQCHSNMLVSGFSTAVVNTNTDTQSQQIPDQNKSSVPFLLADIGEGIAEVELLQWYVNAGDRVQQFDKICEVQSDKATVEITSRYDGLVASLEGNVGDMIRVGEALLSISHNSENHLRSDDDKGSTVRGDSKFQASPAVRRLGHEHNLDLSGIRGTGPRGRLLKTDVLTYLREVGVQQQDQETGEWKAPRQTTTDASLIEQVVALKGYHRLMAQTMTASLQIPHMGLGDEIVVDQLLACRRQINAARQGPDEVQISLLAFFLKACSLALGEYPMLNSRIEGDTDAFLQNFQVRLLPRHDLGVAMATPRGLVVPVVRGCEQRSLLELQIELNRLKAAATESRLHADDLTTPTFTLSNIGSMNVGQTLKPVLVPPLVAMGALGRIQRVPRFVEDDDDGANPSDKNTVVATNILHVSWAGDHRILDGATLARFHLAFASYVSNPHRMLLHLH
- a CDS encoding predicted protein, which encodes MPDSRWTRDGTRHAYNTTSNKYRAVRTPGGVLKGQRIGKTSKGVKCCDCKNTLAGIKHLPSGSIRRTKKRERTVSRAYGGAACHGCVRQRILRAFLLEEQKAVKKVLAERKK
- a CDS encoding predicted protein, yielding MFPQKMDCSPFFALSISVAENENYLFQNRRKESSCTVTRTQSRQWDFAARPKDSWDASNDTSRPKSLSVEIPITGAERRSVASDSVSASHFLSTKPSAERHLTSPLQGSQLLTLLEQGYTNSLAQSLARTHQQDLAKRIWIVDNSGSMQNNDGCRMVENSTAVHGEMQACTRWEELSDCVEYHIRLAALLEAPAHFRYLNGPSGDSESAVHQYFSIADASDKPNSKNLEETMMAALTCLGQATPSGCTPLTAHLESIYLQVMSLNEQGKAFSGKIRRPENRVVVVLATDGFPTDPRGYGGHSAQEEFLKCLSRFRSLPVQFVFRLCTNEKDIVKFYQKFAQDLDFLEIVVLEDFQSESRKVRDSNPWLNYALPLHRMRESGYANPLLNVLSQRMLTSSEMRDFAELLFVHGTTGQQCSIPQPSTNWNSFWDETKRLLAKEKLARNPLEPYPKPWIHLNQLYREYHAKRRKNRDRSDKSSSCIVL
- a CDS encoding predicted protein, encoding MDSDGASTNQYSPQSFNSRMTAVVPFVVLQQPDWATLHRTVQAFRQESQAALQGLSRDLQVALATEQEYRQVLQESTESDSGTLADSLQNRIDRLSILLEHNAKLLGTLLQPFPTIRVLPSANREGQVGTVNSPNPNDTIDHTFSRAHTFPIPRGAAAFFESSSPQQPYDSGAQILAHIVRDWSDAGRPIQASLYDWCVEQVLAYRTRTPSLHPTVRQAQHDSTRPADRILVPGAGLGRLAWELAALPTPSGNNSAEHRAVYVEAVECSVSMAATAAMILPHTYRHKLDESVTTTPGGWSGRAAAHWTAYPYVVDAFSNEVDSERRYRAVHFPSVDQSEKAYETGVDVGAESSDRYRRSRHLDSRNNLSYTIADFTTYRGLTETSGAYRFVVTCFFLDTATNVYDYVATIRHVLEGPSRDRDMALDDERCGGDGDGGLWINVGPLQWHRNAVLHPSANELRSIVERMGFTILYWKVDAAPVEYRDEVVGTRGPKEEPRSTHYDAYCPLRFVARRN
- a CDS encoding predicted protein, which translates into the protein MARTGYAKGANSGHVTEQRDLKPKPSSRKGKLGKRTALTRAIAREVVGLAPYERRILDMIKTGGASADKRIYKFAKRRLGSHKRALQKREDIKAVNAQQRARAAAGTK